Proteins encoded by one window of Lathyrus oleraceus cultivar Zhongwan6 chromosome 1, CAAS_Psat_ZW6_1.0, whole genome shotgun sequence:
- the LOC127123703 gene encoding protein WVD2-like 7, with protein sequence MGDSGCLMQPFCYASGISNEANENNTNHALGQSISFGRFMTETLAWEKWSSFTQNRYVEEAEMYSKPGSVAQKKAFFEAHYKKLAAQKAAAALLEQEANNAAAQNNVTEKQENDEKIDESPKFEIVFKEEQDTKVLSNDVKEEQYTKVCESNKLEESKAQMEREDVLRNSMMVELRKKIENVETLEELSEKLSATTPIMTPILKHVSNDQEILASTSKKKPPFKLLKANNGTSKFTTTTPVKSTTPISSKIDNFVTPAMSSNKPSSLSNADKKRSTPKKVNFTPIREFNRLTASVMRRFESTKVGSSSSSSSKVSKDSLTPLRTPTMASKEMQKHSSLTPLTENRRNKTPIDSSASRNHTSGPKWRLLSGEKKMRSPIISSPFSLRTEERAATRKKKLEEKFNANEVQKVQLHTKLKAKAGTEIRKLRQSFCFQARPLPDFYKERKASNIETRKVPQTHSEPPNVGRYLTPSMAECKTSLTPNKSSLKNNSTKNLMGKGGSHHHPQTLNSMKNITTHENTSPNIQHRNKNGRIYK encoded by the exons ATGGGAGACTCAGGTTGTCTCATGCAACCGTTTTGTTATGCTTCTGGAATTTCCAATGAAGCCAATGAG AACAACACAAATCATGCACTTGGACAATCAATCTCGTTTGGGAGGTTCATGACAGAGACACTAGCATGGGAGAAATGGTCTAGTTTCACTCAAAACCGCTATGTTGAAGAAGCGGAAATGTATTCGAAACCGGGTTCAGTTGCGCAGAAGAAAGCTTTCTTTGAAGCTCATTACAAGAAACTTGCAGCTCAGAAAGCGGCCGCTGCGTTGCTTGAGCAAGAAGCAAACAATGCTGCTGCACAAAACAATGTTACAGAAAAACAGGAAAATGATGAAAAGATCGATGAAAGTCCAAAGTTTGAAATTGTTTTTAAGGAAGAACAAGATACAAAGGTTTTGAGTAATGATGTTAAGGAAGAACAATACACAAAGGTTTGTGAAAGTAACAAGTTAGAAGAATCTAAAGCACAAATGGAAAGAGAAGATGTTTTAAGGAATTCAATGATGGTTGAATTGCGAAAAAAGATTGAAAATGTTGAAACACTTGAGGAGCTAAGTGAAAAGCTAAGTGCAACAACTCCAATCATGACACCAATATTGAAG CATGTCTCTAATGATCAAGAAATTTTGGCATCAACTAGCAAGAAGAAACCACCCTTTAAGTTGTTGAAAGCTAATAATGGAACCTCAAAGTTCACAACTACTACACCTGTTAAATCCACTACTCCTATTTCTTCCAAAATAGATAACTTTGTTACTCCAGCAATGAGCAGCAACAAACCTTCTTCATTAAGCAATGCGGATAAAAAGAGATCGACTCCAAAGAAAGTTAATTTTACACCAATCAGAGAATTTAATCGATTGACTGCATCGGTTATGAGGAGATTCGAAAGTACAAAAGTtggttcttcttcttcttcttcttccaagGTTTCGAAAGATAGCTTGACTCCTCTGAGAACTCCAACCATG GCTTCCAAAGAGATGCAAAAGCATTCTTCATTGACTCCATTAACAGAAAATCGTAGGAACAAAACACCTATTGATTCATCGGCATCGCGCAACCATACATCCGGTCCTAAATGGCGCTTGCTCTCAGGAGA AAAAAAAATGAGATCACCAATTATATCATCTCCTTTCAGCTTAAGAACAGAAGAAAGGGCTGCAACAAGAAAGAAG AAACTTGAAGAAAAGTTCAATGCTAATGAAGTACAAAAAGTGCAGCTCCATACAAAACTCAAG GCGAAAGCGGGAACTGAGATTAGAAAACTACGCCAAAGCTTTTGCTTCCAAGCTAGACCGTTACCCGATTTTTACAAGGAAAGGAAAGCATCAAATATTGAGACAAGAAAG GTTCCACAGACACATTCTGAACCACCTAATGTGGGAAGATATCTCACTCCAAGTATGGCAGAGTGCAAAACTTCTCTAACTCCAAACAAATCTTCGCTGAAAAACAATAGCACCAAGAATTTGATGGGAAAGGGGGGTAGTCATCATCATCCTCAGACTTTAAATTCAATGAAGAATATTACAACTCATGAGAATACATCACCAAATATTCAGCATAGGAACAAAAATGGTAGAATTTACAAATAA